A single region of the Anopheles funestus chromosome X, idAnoFuneDA-416_04, whole genome shotgun sequence genome encodes:
- the LOC125760962 gene encoding uncharacterized protein LOC125760962 codes for MPPSIKGLCVLLFLTVSVVSVSSSLIHELTVEAGELVRSCLRRPTVSRWDCVKNESLTAVHQLSDAPRIVLLDGVHLIQVEGSKSEMENGVHNQYGGTVMSTWSNSVLNALRRLLDTHVLEVDLSHRNDPEDGADVKNPRTVLAIRFGEQQKPSLPVTIAGESEGRHRRRQQMIPMMIFGVTVFGMFIIPIAFQFLTALSGKAFLMAKLALLLASINGLKRVASAGVHYGLYHAVDHYPVPAHHPPPPFHQHPHAGPLLYDRAEGLYAEGPRRSGSTLAPFLSRLASSLSF; via the exons ATGCCGCCATCAATCAAAGGGTtgtgtgtgctgttgtttCTCACAGTCAGTGTGGTAAGCGTGTCTAGTTCGTTGATACACGAGCTTACCGTGGAGGCGGGTGAGCTGGTAAGAAGCTGTCTGCGTCGACCTACCGTGTCTCGATGGGATTGTGTGAAAAACGAAAGCCTTACCGCCGTACATCAGCTTTCGGATGCGCCCAGAATAGTGCTACTCGACGGTGTTCATCTTATACAGGTGGAAGGCAGCAAGAGCGA GATGGAAAATGGCGTCCATAACCAATATGGCGGCACCGTGATGAGCACGTGGAGTAACTCCGTACTGAATGCGCTAAGACGGCTGCTAGATACACACGTGCTGGAAGTTGATTTATCGCACCGAAATGATCCAGAAGATGGTGCCGATGTTAAGAATCCCCGGACAGTGTTAGCGATACGCTTCGGAGAGCAACAAAAACCTTCACTTCCGGTGACAATTGCAGGCGAGAGTGAAG GACGTCATCGGCGCCGCCAACAGATGATACCGATGATGATATTCGGTGTAACGGTGTTCGGTATGTTTATCATCCCGATCGCGTTCCAGTTCCTGACCGCGCTCAGCGGCAAAGCGTTCCTGATGGCGAAGTTAGCCCTACTGCTTGCCTCCATTAACGGCCTTAAACGG GTCGCTTCTGCTGGTGTGCACTATGGCCTGTACCATGCCGTCGATCATTATCCCGTACCGGCGCATCATCCACCGCCACCATTTCACCAGCATCCACATGCCGGCCCGCTGCTGTACGATCGTGCCGAAGGATTGTACGCGGAAGGACCACGCCGTAGTGGCAGTACATTGGCGCCATTTCTCAGCCGTCTAGCAAGCAGTTTGTCCTTCTAG